Genomic window (Streptomyces sp. NBC_00078):
GTCGATCATGTCGCGGTGGCAATGCGCCTCCGGACGGCCGCCCCTGGACTCCATCCAGGCCGGCATCGGCATCGACGCCCGGACCAAAGCCCATTCCGCGTCGCTCATGTCGGTCTCGTAGTACGACTCCCGCCGCCTTGGAGCGATCGCCCCGAACTGGTGGACGTAGCAGTCGCATTCCAGGGTGATGGGGTTGGACGTCTCGGGCACGGCAGTGGTCCACTGGGCGGGCAACGGGTCTCCTCGGAGGACTTGGTCGACTCAACCGTGTCCCTACCGAGGGGCCCGTTCTTTCATGCCCGCCACCCGCACCGCACGAGCGCCCGAACCGCCCCCGGCTACCGCTCGAACGCAATCCGATTGGCCACAACGCTCTCACTCTCCGCGCGCGGATCATGGGTGAGTTATCCTCCGCGCATGCGTGGACAGTTCACCGGCTGGCCAGAGCAAGCCATGGACGTGTTGTGGCAGCTCCAGGGCGAACCGACCCACGCGACCCGCGAGCGCTACCGCGCGGACCGCGAACGGCTGGTCCGGCAGCCGATGATCACCCTGCTCAACGAGGTCGCGGACGCCGACCCCCGGTACGAGGACTTCTCCGTCTGGCACTACCGCACGGACTCCTGGTGGTGGCAGCACCAGGGCGGCGTGATCCGGCTCGGCCGCAAGATCGAGATCGGTCTTCGGTTCTCCCTGGACGGCCTGCGGATCCAGGGCGCCTGGTGGTACCCCGATCCCGGCCAGGTGGACATGTTCCGCAAAGCCGTGGCCTCCGAGGGGAG
Coding sequences:
- a CDS encoding DUF2461 family protein — its product is MRGQFTGWPEQAMDVLWQLQGEPTHATRERYRADRERLVRQPMITLLNEVADADPRYEDFSVWHYRTDSWWWQHQGGVIRLGRKIEIGLRFSLDGLRIQGAWWYPDPGQVDMFRKAVASEGSGHELSVIVEDVRKKGYDISGDVMKRPPRGYPTDHAHANLLRHRSLIAARPLGCEEWLHTPEAVDRVLSAAADLDPLLMWLVRHVKRTA